The nucleotide sequence GTTAAAGCCGATGACGAAATCCCGCTGAACCCGCAGGCCTTTATCAAGGTCTTCCCGACCACCCACCGCATCGAGTCCTACGGCTACACTCTGTTTGAAGTTCACAAGAAACTGAAAAAAGAATATCTGGGCTTGAAACAGGACGAGATCGTGGACCTGCGCCGTCAGGGTCTTGAGGTCAACGAAACCACCAACATCCCGGTGGTCAGCTTTACCGGTGACACCCAGATCGAATTTTTGGATTCCCGCCCCTGGGTTCGCCAAAGCAAAGTCCTGATCATGGAATCAACTTATCTGGACGACAAAAAGTCCGTCGAGCACGCCAGAACCTGGGGTCACACCCATATTGACGAAATCATCCCGCGCCTTAAAGACATCGAGAGCGAAAAAATCGTTATTATTCATGCATCCAGCAGATATTCAGACAAAGAGGCTTTACGCCTGCTTCAAGAAAAAATCCCGGCAGAATACCGGGATCGTGTCGAACTGTTTCCAGGTCGTTAACTAGAACAAGTCACCCAGATCAAGCCACAGCTTGCGGGTTTTCAACTTCTTGCTGCGGAAGTGCTCCACCCACTCAGAAGACGTGCGCTTTTGCCAGTTGCTGGCCAAGTTTGCAGTGAAAATCAGCGGGCTGTAACCCTGCCCCACGATATCGCGCGGAGCACGCAAAGCCGTCAGCATTTCCGGGCCATAGAACCCGATCACTGGGAACAAGCGGTCTCTTTCACCCAGCTCGCCGATGATCAATGCACCATGAACCTGCCCCAGGACAGTACGACTCAACGGACTGGAAACCTCCGCAGGGCCCGGGCCACCGGCAGCACCCACGACAACAAGACCCGAATCGGCTTTCTTATTCAGAAATTCGACCAGTTCTTTGTTGGCTTCGTTGGCTCTCATGTTGAAATCAAAGAAAACAAAAGCGGCGTTGTCCGGCAGGGATTCCACACGATCTTGCAGGGAAGCCATGTCGACTTCGCCTTCTTTAGTATAAGGAGTGTAATTCAGAATCTCGCAGGATTTGCAGGACTTCACAAAGTCAGCAAATACAGGCTTAATCTTCAATTCGAAATCTTCAGCCTTATTCTGACCGAAATAGATCACCGTGGTTTTAGAGGACGGCAAAGCAGCCTGAGCCCATGTTGCCCCGCAGGAGGCAAGGACCAGAAGACTTCCCGTCAGGAATTTTTTAAGACTTTTGATGTCCAGAGATATGTTGCTTAATGCCATAAAGTGAGTGTGCCCTCCCCCTTGCTTTGCTGTCGACTTTTTTAATAATTTAATGAACAATTGCGACATATGGAGTCATGGAGCCAAGTTCAAATTTTTCACTCAGGTGACGACTTTTTTTTAAGTCTCTCCCAAGATATAAGACAGGCTCGTCGTAGCGTCACTATTGAATCGTACATCTTTGCTGAAGATAAGCTGACCAAGGCCATTTTGCAGGAATTGACAAACGCGCGCGAGCGCGGCTGCACCGTTAAAATCGTTGTCGATGGTTTTGGTTCCTACACCACAATCCCTTATCTGGACCGCTTTTGCACGGACAACGGCCTGGAGCTTCGGGTTTTTCATCCGCTGCCGTATCCGCTGATTTGGGCACATCAGTTTGTACTGAAATATTCCTGGCGCGGGTCTTTGCTTTTCAAACGCCTGAATCGCCGCACCCACCGCAAGATTGCGATCGTCGATGAAAAACGCGCCTATCTGGGCAGCATGAATTTCACCCAGGAACATTGCGCAAGCTTCGTCGGCGACAAAGCCTGGCGGGATACCGGCGTTTGGGTCGAAGGCGAACCGGTGAAGCGCCTGGTTTTGGCTTTTCAAATTTCATATTTGCGCACCTTTATGAAAGGCCTTTTGACGTGGGTCGGACGCTGGCGCATCAATGAAGATATCGCCCACAGTGTGCTTCGATTAAACACCACCCAGCGCACGCGCAAAAAACTTTATCGCGACCTGCTTCGCCGGATCAGCCATGCTGAAAACCGCATTTACCTGACCACGGCCTATTTCCTGCCACGACGATCCCTGCTGCGTGCTTTACTGAAGGCCGCGCACCGAGGGGTCGATGTGCAGCTGCTGATTCCCGGAAAGTCTGACGTCCCGATGGTTAAATGGGCGGCATTCTATATCGTCCGCCTGCTGATCCAGCGCCAGATCCCGATTTTTGAGTATCAAAAATCCATTCTGCACGCCAAAACGATGATCATCGACAACGAAGCGTTTGTGGGCTCATTCAACCTGAATCATCGCAGTATCCTGCATGATCTTGAGGTCGAAGTGATTCTGAAAGACCCGGCGCTTTTACAAAACATGCTGGAGCAATGGCATATGGACATCGAAAATTCCAAACCTGCCTCAGAAAAGGATTTTGCCACTCCTTCATGGCTGACCAGAATCCTGTACAAGATCGCCTTCCGATTGCGTTATATGCTCTAGTTTTTTGTTTTGACCTAAGGACCGTTTATTAGGGACCATAGAGGTATGAATTCATACGTCAAAGTCGCGATCACCGGAGGCCCTTCAGGGGGAAAAACCACACTTATCGAAGCTCTGAAAAAAGAGCTGGGCCAGCGCTGTGCCATCGTGCCGGAAGCGGCCAGTATTTTGTATCGCGGAGGTTTCCCCCGTTACAAAGATCCACAGACTGTCGTGCATGCACAAAAAGCGATCTATGCAACTCAGTTCGAACTGGAAGCGATGATTTCTTACGTCAGCCAAAAAAGCCTGATCGTCTGTGACCGTGGGTCTTTGGACAGTGCTGCTTACTGGCCGACATCTTTGGGAAGTGATTTTTTCACCAGCATGAACACCACCAAAGAAAAAGAACTTGCCCGTTATGACTGGGTTATCCATCTGGATACTGCGGCGGCTGATGACTATGACGGTTCAAATCCCATCCGCACCGAAACCTATCAGGAAGCCTGGGACCTGAATGATCGCATTAAAAACGCCTGGGACGGACATCCCCGCCGCGTGGTGATCACTCACAACGCCGACTTCCTTTCCAAGATGACAACTTCCTTAGCTGTGATCAAAGCGATCATGGCCCATAAAAGCGCTGAAGAAATCAAGAAGGAGCTACTGTAATGAAATCCGCCCTGCTTGCATTGTTAAGTCTTTCAATTGCCCTTCCGGTGGCGGCACAAACCCGCACAAGCCGCCTGAAGCCCATGTATTTTCAGGCCGACAAAAACAATCTGCAGGTTCTGCCTCAGCGCTTTGAATACACCTTGATGGATGAAAACCGCCTGAAGGTCGGCGACATCCTGATTGATACAACCGAAGTCACTTTTCAGGTGGAACCATCTCCGTCTAAAAAAGGCTCTTACCGTATTCGCTTCTCTTGGCCCGCAGGATTAATCAAGGATGGCGAGCTGGCGGTAAAAAATAATTCCGGCAAAGCCATCTTTAACGCCGTTCTGGACAAGAACAACGTCAAAGTCACCACCGACACCCTGCCTGCCGAAGAAGGAGACCTTCGTTCGGAAAAAGCAGAATTCGTGGTGGAGGAAATCGAAAACAATCTTGTCGACGACATGAAGTATCTGCCGTTCATGACGTTCTGTATTTACCGTGAAAGTGAAGAGACTCGTTTGTATCTTTGCTCGAACGAACTTTACCTCAGTTCACAGCAAGGCCAGATGGCGGTGAAAGCCCGCACCAGCACCAAGAAAGCTTCACAAATTGAAATCAATGGCAAGGTCGTGGGCAATCAGGGGATCATCTATCTGAATGATCGCAGCGAAAACGTGGCGTTTAAAGCGGCCACCCGATCTGGAGCCTTCCTGGAAATTGAAACCCGTAAAAAAGACGTGGACTTCAAAGACGTGGTTGTTTCTGATGATGGTGAAAATCTGATTCTGACCGCTTCCGGTGCCGAACCCGTGGATGCCAAGAAAGTGAAAAAGCTTTCTGCGACCGACTGGCAGATCTCTTTGCCAAAATCCCGACCGGTTTTATATTTGAAAGGCGATGGCGACATCCCAATGCGCCAGGAATTCTATATCCGTGGTCAGTTGCCACGTGAAAAGAACCGTCCTTATCTTTCCAACCGTTCGGCCGTGCGCACTTACTCTTCGTCCCTGAGCTTTGCAGGGGTGGCACCAGAAGGTGTCACGGTGAAAGTACTTGATTCCGACAAGGCCGCAAAATTGGAAGGCACTAAGAAGAATCAATTTGCTTGGACCATTGATGACATCCCAGCCGGGGTTGAAAACCGCCGCTATCTTTCTGTGACTGCCGACAGCCACACGTTTGTTGCCGGCAATGACGTCTTCCGTGGTCAGCCTTTCGGTTTGGGCTTGGGGGCTCGATATCAAACTCCGTCTGGTATTGCCTTTGGCACTATTGAGTTCCAGTGGTGGATTGAAAACTTCCTATGGATGAATTCAGACTGGTCAAGGTTCCACTGGGGCTTGTCCATCGAGCGCCAGCAGCATTTGACTGAAAACGACGATACCGCCAAGGTCGATCTGACGACAGTGGAATTGATGTGGCGTGCTCAGGAAGGTTTTAACCTGGTTGATGCCACTTGGGGCCTTACGGTGCCGCTGCAAATGGTGGCGGGTGAAAGCTCCAGTGCCACAGCATACGGGCTGGGGGCTTATATCATCAAAAAGCCGGGCCGCTGGTTGCGACCATTCATGGACTGGTCTGAATACAAGGTGCAATACTATGCAGGTTCTTCCGGAAGCGATTTCAAAGTGAAGTCCGCTTACAATCTGAAGGCGCAGGCTTATTTGCAGTTCGCGAACCAGTGGTTCTGGCGCTATGGCGTGGATGTTTCGGATTATAAGTTCGACCCATCTGCCGGCAAGGAAGACATGCAAATCGGCCTGTCGACAAGTCTTTACTGGAAGTTTTAGTTTCTGACGAAGGACCTTATGAAAAGCACACTTTTGATTTTTACAGTTTTGCTTTCATGCTCATCGGCCTTTGCCGAAGGTCCTTCGCGCGTTTTGCTGTTGGGCGATTCCCACGCTTACGGCCGCTATGGTTCGGTGCTGGATGCGCACTTTAGAAAGGGCGACACTCAGGTCACATCTTTATCCAGCTGTGGCTCGTCCCCGTCCACGTGGACAACCAGTTCTGAAAACTTTAAAAGCACCAACTGTGGTTTTTGGAAAAAGAACGCCAAAGGACAAGAAACCCGCGTGACCAGTCACCGCCTGCCCTCGTTCGGCGAAGAACTTGCCGCTACGAAACCCGATCTGACCGTGATCACACTGGGAACGAATTTCCTGGCAAGCCCTGGCAACATCAAAAGCGAAAAAGCCCACGTTGAAAAGATGATGAAGCAGATCCATGCCGCGGGTTCTGCGTGCATCTGGGTGGGGCCTCCAGATCTGAAAAAAGATCCTTTCAAAAAGAATCTTGAACTGGGTGTGAAGGAACTGAAATCCTGGGCTGACGCCAACAACTGTCAGTTCATTGATTCCACCAAGTTGACGAAATATCCCGGTGGCAAATCCGACGGCATTCATTATGGCCCGAAAGACTCGGCCACCTGGGGCGAATCGGTGGTGAAAGAAATCAGTAAATTGAAGGTCCATCCCCCAGCCAAAGCTGCTGCCCCTAAAGGCGCGGAAGCTCAGAAAAAGACCGGGACCAAGTAAAGGTCCCTTTCGTCCGAATTCCCAGAATTCAGAATCCACAACCGGACAATCCGGACGCTAGATCGATTTTAAGCGGTTTATAGCCCATAAACCTGCCGGCACGGAACACGCAATACCTCCTCGCAACAACACTTTCCTGAGGAGGAAAACATGAAATCCAAAGCTATCTTTTTCGCATTTATCGGTCTTTTGCTGGCTTCCAACGCTCAGGCTGCTGACTTGGAGCTGATCAACAAGCCTGAACAAAGCCAAAAGCTTGCTGCCAACTCTTGGAGCCAAGCTGATGCCCACGACAACAAACGCCTGGAACAAAAAGAATCAGAAGAGATTCCAGACGATCGCAAGGAAAAGTTCTATTCCCCGCGCGAACACGCTTGGTTCTAATGAAATCCGCTAAGTTCTTCCCCCTGCCACCGGCGGATATTCATTTCGGTCATTCTGGTATCTCTGTTCGAAAGCAAGACGCACGACACGCTAAAATTGTTTTTGAAAAAGTACAGGCACAAAAAGAAAGACTGCAAGAGTTCCTAAGTTGGCCGGTACAGATTAACAGCCTAAAGGACCAAACGAACTTTTCACAGAAAGCCGACATGCTGTGGGCTGCTGGACAGGCTTATCATTTTCAGATTTTTAAGGACGAAGAATTCGCAGGAGCTATATCCATCCATTCACTGAACTACCTAGCCCGCAGTTTTGAATTCGGATACTGGGTGGATTCAGAGTCAGAAGGTAAAGGTTTGGTAAAAGAAAGCCTCCAAATTCTGATGATGGCCATGGCGGACAGAGGTTGGAAGCAAGTCAAAATCAGAACCACCCATCGAAACATACGGTCGCAAAAGGTAGCAGAAAAGATCGGAATGACCCCTGACTCGCAAACCGAACACTTTAAAACTTATAGCAAAGCATTGAACCCGCGGTCCTAGGAGAAAATATGAAATCCAAATCTATTCTTTACGCTCTTATAAGTCTTACGCTGGCCGCATGCGCCCCAACGACTGAAGAACTGGCTGATATCAAAAAATCTTACTCTGGTCCCAAGGTTGGGATTTCAGGCCTGGTCGTCGTTCGACATGCAGCCGTCAATCGAAGATCTCCGGATCTGCCCAAGCAGATTTCAGTGGAATTTGAACGTGAATCAAGCCCGGGAAATCACCTCATACTGACAGGGTCCCTAGTCCACCTTCGAAACTTTAGCGCAAACGAAGGCATCGTGTCCTTCGGCTGCAATGAAGACACCGACATCACACAGCTGCCAGCCAAGTTGACCGTGGACACCCTGAAAATTTGTGGCAAGCACAAGATCGAACATACAAGCGTTGTCATTAACGCGAAAACCGTCATTATGGATAATACCACGTTGGAGTTCATTCCCCATAAAACCCTGCAACTTGAAGAACAGATTGAATTCATTTCTGATGAGTTCTTAATTGAGGGGGAAAATAATATCACGATTCAAGGAGCTGCCACCGCCGGAGGCCGCGAATTGGCGCCGACGTTGTACTTGGATACTGGACCTGTCAGAGGCGCGGGACATTTGAAAGTGTATTCCAAAGCGAGCATTTACACGGTGAAGCTCTAATTTTTTTGGCTTACTATTGCCCCGCTTGAAGCATCGCGGATTCACCCAGATTGCTTTCATGCTGATGTTTTACGTTCGCCCAGATCTTCTGACTGACGGGGCCAGGAAGAAGGCTGTTGATACTGGATTCCGCGGAGGGATCTGCGGCCGCCCAGTTGTGAAGAGCTTCTGCCTTCACCCCTGCCAGCACTTTGCGATCCATTTCATTCACAGCGCTGTTTTCCACAGTCGCATCAGCCACCACGTTTTTTAGCACTTCAATCGCGGCGGATTTCATATCGGTGTTCAGGGCTTCGAACACAAAGTCCAAAGCCGAGTTTTGCATCTGCTGGGATTCTTCATCGTTAGGAGCAGTCTTTAACAAAGCCTCCAGGCTTTTCAGAAAGTCTTCGTCTTTTAGCAGACGTCGTTTGACGATCTTGTCAGGCTCAAGCAACAGGGCCTTGCGGCTCAGATCCGCATATTTCTTAAGATCTCTGGCCTGCTTGAATTCCTTAAACACCACCGGCATCGGCTGGGAAGAAGTAATCACGTCCATCGCAGCAGGTTTTGTCCCTGCTGCGATGGCGGTCTCTTTTTCAGTTTCAACGGGGTTTGCCGCCGGAGCTTCCTGAGTCGGAGCCGCTTGGGACTCCGTCTCTGGTTTGCTCTTTTCAGTCATCACGGTCAAACCCACACCCAGGACAGTTATCGCACCTGATAGCATCACTAGTGTTCTGATTCTCATTTGCCAAACACTCCACGGGTCATGTTGTTACGGAAGATGGTTCTGTTCATTTCCTTCGCACCGGCATTCTGGAAGAATGCCGATCCGTTCAGGTATCCATTGATCAGCACCACGTTTTTATGAGGCGCATTGGACTGAACAAACACGTTGTACACCTTACCGAAGTACTTGATCTCGTTGATGGAAACAATCGCATCCAGTGTTCCACCGCTTTGAACCAGGGACTCGCCAACTTTGAATTCTTCAGCCACTTTCATGGAACCGTCCTGGCTCAGGACCGGGTGATTTTTCGTCACACGCAGTTCACGACCGGACTTCATTTTGAAGACCAGAATCTCGTGGTCGCCGTCCACCAGCTCTGTCACCCACTGATCCACTTTGGTTTTCACAACCGCATTCTTGTTCAAAGAATCCGCGGACTGCATTGTACCAACATAAGGGGACTGGGAAGTCAGAGCATCAAAGAAGGACATGTATTTCAGCTTTTTGCTAACGACCTCTTCAGCCAGGATCTGTTGTTCTGGAGTCGCGCATGAAGACACGCACACTGTCGCCACGTAAGCCGTCGCAGGCATTGTACATGGAGCATTGGCTTTCTTCGGAGCGATCCATGCTTTTTCAGGACTGTATGCACGATCCATGAAGGTCGCATAGATTTCCTGACCCGCAGAACCCAAGCCCACTTTTTTACCACCGACAGTCACTGTCACATTGGCAAAGTTGGTCAGGAACTCCTTGATTACTGGCAACTCGTTTTGACATTTCACCATCCAGTCATAACGGCCTTTGGCTTCGGTATTGCTCAAGCTGTCGTGAGAACAGCGTCTAGCCACGTAGTCACGGCAGTACTTTTCCTCAACCCAGGCACCTGGAACCGCCACTTCGCTTTCCAACTGAACAGAGTGTTGGATACAAGCCATGGTCTTGGTCGTGACAACCTCACGGGTTTTAACAATCACACCAATTTGGTTTGCCGGACAGGTCGCAGATGAATTGGCTTCTTCGATGGTTGTTACAGAAGACTGGCTGCGAACCGCTTCAGGGTTTGCGTCACACAGACGCTCTTCCACTGGTTTCACCTGGTCCGCACAACGGCTGTCATCAACCGTCACACCTTTATCATCCACGCAGACAAAGATACGGTTCTGCTTGCCGCCACAATCCGCGGTACAAGCTGTGAACTTGTCAGTAGGAACATATTTGTAAACCGGACATTTACCGGCTTCTTTCATCGTGCCCTGACGAGTGTTAGAGCTGATGATCTGACCATCGGTACAAGTCTGATCCGAGATTTCATTATAAAGGTCAAAGAATCCTTCTTCATTGAAGGAACATTTCAATGGAACTTTCGTTTCACCTGTGATCACACCGGTTTTCACAGTGCCATGGGAACCGAAGCTGCCGCAACCCTCGTGACAAGTCACCTGGTTGTGAGTGCTGGAACCGGACAGAACACCGTTAGTACAAGTGCGGGATTCGCTGACGCTCGCGCAAGAACCCACTGGAGTCGAACTGGAATAAAGAACCTGGGAAGCCCCGTGCGCCAGCAGACTGCCATCAGGCAATTTACAAGACTGGCCTTCACAAGAACCTTCGTTGGTGATCTCTTTGGTACGAGACACTTCCACCCAGTTCAGTTTTTCAACCACAAGCTTACATTCTTCAACCACACGGTCACGGTAAGAAACAACCTTTTTACCATTCACACCGCAGGCCACTTCTTCAGAGCTCAGCTCACCCTGGGATTCACGTGTTGCACCCGCAACAGTACAAGCCATCGGATCCACTGGAACCTCTGGTTCCGGTTCAACATCAAGATCCTCGATCACTCGAATGGAATGATCCAAAGTCACCCAAGGTTCCTGATTGTCACCCAAATACAAAGTCGCCGTCACAGCATAAGTGCCCACCGCCTGATAAGCATGAGTCACAGACTGATTAGCCGCCGTACCACCGTCACCGAAGTTCCAGCGAACAGCACCGACTTTATTTACCAGACACACTGGCAGATAAACGTGCATCATCGTAGCAATTTTAACTTTCGCTTCGTTGGCACCGGAAATACGCAAGTCTTCCAAGCAGTCCATATCATCAATCACCGTCATCACGGTCACACGATGACTGGCCACTGTGACCTTGCCATCAGCATCAGTCACTGTGGCCTGAACCTGATATGTACCAACATTAAAGAAAGAGTGTTCAACTGTTCTGACGTTGCTGACAGTCGCAGTGCCGTCATTAAAGTTCCAAACGATGGACTGAGCATCCAAACCGGAAGGAATCACAAGTTCAAAACTCATAGGATTAAAAACAAAACCGGCTTGTGGCCCAGAGATCTTTAGATCCTCTTTCACAACCGTCGTCACCAAAGAAAGGGAGATATCTTCAGATCCAGCAGTTTTTTCCTGCGCCGTCACCACGTAGGTACCAGCCAACTTAAACGTCGACGTCATCCCGGACGAAGAAGTTTTAGTGCGACTGACCCCAGCCACCTTCCATGTGACATCAGAACTGCTGACGCAGTTCCCGGCCTGATCCAAGGAGTAGCTGACAGTGCTTCCTGCCTCTGTAGCTGATTTACCGACGATGCGAACGTCTTCACTGGATGCTTTTGAAAGCTGACCCGCACAATAGCTTGCCGCCTCCATAGTATCTGCTGAACCTTCACTCAAAGCGCTTTTCTGACATCCTGCTAGAACGACTAAACTCAGGGACAGTAAGACTCTTCCGTAGTTCATCGTGCGACTCCTTGCTTACGTTCATGTTTACAAGTCGCAACTAAAATCTCCATACTTTTACAACATTCGCGTCATAATGATTGAGCGTCTTATCAACGCTTTAGACACTTTAAAGAACATTTTTTGAATGTTCCTTTTTCTGTAAAATATTTGATCATTTCCCTCAGAGAAAAGCTTTAATCCCAATGCATCTTTCAACTGCGAAACCCACTGACAGAGACCTCAGTTGTTTCGGGATTCTTTAAAGAGAAAAGTCGACTGAAAACAATTGCCGGACTGAGGGCCTTAAGACTCTGCCCTTCAAAAATACATCGAAGGAAGATTGGTCAAAAGTGTCCAGGCGCAAGGCGGAGGGGTCCCTTTGAAGCGCAGGCGTGCTCCAAGCACGTCGGAGCGAAAAAGGTCCCCCGACAACGCAGTCGAATGGGCGCTTTTCACCAATCTATTTTTTCTTGAAGAAGCCTGAAACGACTTGCTTGAGGTCGACGTTGAACACGTCTTGTTTTTTATTGGCAGCCGCCAACACAGAGATTTCCCGACGAGCAGGAATGAAGGAAGGATCCAGTGCCACGCTCTTCTCGAAGGATTTGCGCGCGGCCACCATATCGCCTTTGGTTTTATTGAACAGACCAATCACAAACGGGAAAAGCGTGTCATAACGTTCATCCGGTGGAACCTGCATCAGCTCCAGTTCCACTTCTTTCAGAACGAAGTTCTTTTTGGCCACTTCGACCGAACCCAGTTTTGCCCAAGAGCTGTACAAGTGCAGCTGCTGGGTTTGAGGGTTCAGCTTACTCACCTCGGCAAGCAGCTCCAGCGCTTTCGCGAACTGGGTGTATTGCAGGGCTTTTTTAACTTCTTCCATCAAGGAATTGGCGCGAAGTTTTGCTTCAGCTTCATTTCTTTGAGTTGCCTGACGGATTTGATCGATTTTATTGGTGTCTTTGGAGGCGTTCATGGCGTCTTCCGCCAATGTGCGCACCTTTTGCCATTGGGTGTAGACTTCCGAAGCTGTATCGCCCGGCTCATCCCCCAGCAAAGTCATAAAGTCAGACAGCATGGATTCAGCAGAACCGCCCCCGGTCCCCGTTTCCATGTATGCCACGATTTCGTATGAGTTCTTGTTTTCAAGTTCAGCAGCGATCTTCTTGATGACTTTCAACTGCTCAGCCGGGCTTGCAAAGGCCGCACGCTGGGCAAAGACAATCAATCCTTTGGTTAAAAGGAAGTGGATGGCCTTATAGACCGCCACTTCATTATAACCTTTGATGTCCAGAAGCTGCGTCAGAGTGATCTGATTGTTCAGCTTCACCGGCAGGCCTTCCAGGGATTTCACCAAAGACATGCTCAGGGCCGGATGATCATCACGGAAAGTCGGACTTTTCACGATGATGTTACCGGACCACATCACATACAGGGACTTCAGCCAGTTAATAGAGATCTTGGAAGCGATCCAGTCATGCAGATAGTACGACAGACTGTCAGCATCGATACTTGGATTGCTCATCTCAACTTCCGCGGATGCAAAATTCACGCGGATTTTCTGATCAACAATCGTGCGCACCAGACGGATGTTCATTTGCTCCATCAGGATCAGATCAAAGGCATGGGGGCTTAGCTGGTTGTTCTGAATCAGATAGTCACCGATACGGCGGTTATTTTTAACACGCAGAGCCTCCTGCACGTCTTGCGGGGTCGCATAACCACTCTGGATCAGCATCTCCCCCAGGAAGGTGGTTTTGTCATCCACGTCCACACCCACGATATTCCCGTTACAGAACGAGATACCGGACACGGAACCATCGGCATTATAGATATTCAGATAACCACCGCTCTTGGTTTCCACCAGCAGAGAATACAGGAATGGCAAGTCAAAGCCGCTCACCTCTTCAATGGACTCAATCACCTTTCTTTTCTGGCGGTTGGTCACTGTTGGGTTGGCGAACATCTGATAAAGCAGCTTACGCGCGCTGGATTCTTCGCGGCGTGGAGCCTCTTCTTTTTTCACGATTTTCAGCACCTGCTCCATATCGAATGGCTTTTTCATGAAAGCCACGGCCTGGGTGCTTTGAGTCGCTTCCTGAATGAAGGATTTGTCGGTATAAATACCGCTCATCAGAACGACTTTGAATTTGGCATTGGGATAATTGGCGCGGGCTTGTTTGATGAAATCAAGGCCCGTCATCTGTGGCAGCAAGCAGTCACAGAACAGGAATTCGATATTGGAATTGCTGGCGAAAATGCTATTGGCCTCGTCCGGACGGGACGCGACAAAAACGGCGTGGCCAGCGCGGCTTAAAATTTCTTTTAAGGCCGATCTGACCGACTCGTCGTCTTCCAATATCAAGATCTTAGATTTGCCTGATTCCACGCTTCCTTGTCGGCTCTAAAGGCCCTTCCATTTAGGATAAAAGCAAAAAGCGGGGCTGTTATACAGCACCCGCCCCAAGAACTGGACCTTTGTCGGTGGATTACTTCTTAATAAATTTGAAATACTTCGACTCAATGACGTCCATTTCCATTTCGTTCCCCTCTTCATCTTTTACGGATGCTGGAGGATTCACGTTGCCTTCGCTGAACTCTGTCCCATAACGGAACAGGACGTTCTTTTCAGACCCGGAGTCATCGTTGTAATAAGGGACAAAGAATGAGCTCACTTTGCCGGAAGCTGGCAGGAAGCCATCAACCATGTTGATCTGATCCACAATCACCTTCGGGCAATTGCTGAAGCTGATTTGAGCCGGGCCCGCTGTGCCCATCCACTTGATCCATTCACGGATACCGCAGGAGTTGATGCTCTTCAGTCCGCTCAGCTCCACTTCAATCTGTGGATTGCCGCCAAGGCTGAACTGAGAAAAATCAACGTCCTCATCAATAGTGCCTGCCATCTGGACAGTCAGCTTATCTGCGGCTTTGTTCATTTTCACATCGAGTTTACCCATAGTTCCAATCTCCTCGTTCGCAAAATCTAACTTTAACTAAGACCTTCATTTTTCACTACAAAAAACGTGACGTCATCGATTAAGGGCGCGCCTTGACGATGGGCTTGGAAGCTCATCGCGAAACGCTCTACCGAGTCATTTACGCCCGGGAAATC is from Bdellovibrio bacteriovorus str. Tiberius and encodes:
- a CDS encoding PKD domain-containing protein is translated as MNYGRVLLSLSLVVLAGCQKSALSEGSADTMEAASYCAGQLSKASSEDVRIVGKSATEAGSTVSYSLDQAGNCVSSSDVTWKVAGVSRTKTSSSGMTSTFKLAGTYVVTAQEKTAGSEDISLSLVTTVVKEDLKISGPQAGFVFNPMSFELVIPSGLDAQSIVWNFNDGTATVSNVRTVEHSFFNVGTYQVQATVTDADGKVTVASHRVTVMTVIDDMDCLEDLRISGANEAKVKIATMMHVYLPVCLVNKVGAVRWNFGDGGTAANQSVTHAYQAVGTYAVTATLYLGDNQEPWVTLDHSIRVIEDLDVEPEPEVPVDPMACTVAGATRESQGELSSEEVACGVNGKKVVSYRDRVVEECKLVVEKLNWVEVSRTKEITNEGSCEGQSCKLPDGSLLAHGASQVLYSSSTPVGSCASVSESRTCTNGVLSGSSTHNQVTCHEGCGSFGSHGTVKTGVITGETKVPLKCSFNEEGFFDLYNEISDQTCTDGQIISSNTRQGTMKEAGKCPVYKYVPTDKFTACTADCGGKQNRIFVCVDDKGVTVDDSRCADQVKPVEERLCDANPEAVRSQSSVTTIEEANSSATCPANQIGVIVKTREVVTTKTMACIQHSVQLESEVAVPGAWVEEKYCRDYVARRCSHDSLSNTEAKGRYDWMVKCQNELPVIKEFLTNFANVTVTVGGKKVGLGSAGQEIYATFMDRAYSPEKAWIAPKKANAPCTMPATAYVATVCVSSCATPEQQILAEEVVSKKLKYMSFFDALTSQSPYVGTMQSADSLNKNAVVKTKVDQWVTELVDGDHEILVFKMKSGRELRVTKNHPVLSQDGSMKVAEEFKVGESLVQSGGTLDAIVSINEIKYFGKVYNVFVQSNAPHKNVVLINGYLNGSAFFQNAGAKEMNRTIFRNNMTRGVFGK
- a CDS encoding response regulator; the encoded protein is MESGKSKILILEDDESVRSALKEILSRAGHAVFVASRPDEANSIFASNSNIEFLFCDCLLPQMTGLDFIKQARANYPNAKFKVVLMSGIYTDKSFIQEATQSTQAVAFMKKPFDMEQVLKIVKKEEAPRREESSARKLLYQMFANPTVTNRQKRKVIESIEEVSGFDLPFLYSLLVETKSGGYLNIYNADGSVSGISFCNGNIVGVDVDDKTTFLGEMLIQSGYATPQDVQEALRVKNNRRIGDYLIQNNQLSPHAFDLILMEQMNIRLVRTIVDQKIRVNFASAEVEMSNPSIDADSLSYYLHDWIASKISINWLKSLYVMWSGNIIVKSPTFRDDHPALSMSLVKSLEGLPVKLNNQITLTQLLDIKGYNEVAVYKAIHFLLTKGLIVFAQRAAFASPAEQLKVIKKIAAELENKNSYEIVAYMETGTGGGSAESMLSDFMTLLGDEPGDTASEVYTQWQKVRTLAEDAMNASKDTNKIDQIRQATQRNEAEAKLRANSLMEEVKKALQYTQFAKALELLAEVSKLNPQTQQLHLYSSWAKLGSVEVAKKNFVLKEVELELMQVPPDERYDTLFPFVIGLFNKTKGDMVAARKSFEKSVALDPSFIPARREISVLAAANKKQDVFNVDLKQVVSGFFKKK